In the Caballeronia sp. LZ062 genome, one interval contains:
- a CDS encoding EAL domain-containing protein, producing MISPSLPELVARASEHPFLGAHIVLGGDEHARQAIARYGELTLASAYEPIFDVGTHSFPQTLSASAESAQRFGDELGLQALTLIEGDMPRDPFAHFEDDNELVTLDRLSRALHAFNFFGPQRPGLLFLRVHERLLKSVKYDHGLVFSSVLRKFGMNPARVVIELPAAAVAHKTFLGYLTKSYQRYGFKVAGNLPNAGQIMAVSEMARLDFIKMDAGAALRDSVVKHLVAYAHRLKIPLIFSNVSDEAQFDALQQFDVHFVQGPVFDAHPTQMREP from the coding sequence ATGATCTCCCCGTCTCTGCCGGAACTCGTCGCCCGCGCCTCGGAACATCCGTTCCTCGGCGCGCATATCGTCCTGGGCGGCGACGAGCACGCGCGGCAGGCTATCGCGCGATACGGCGAACTGACGCTCGCAAGCGCCTACGAACCGATCTTCGATGTCGGCACGCACAGCTTTCCGCAAACGCTGTCCGCGTCGGCGGAAAGCGCGCAACGCTTCGGGGACGAACTGGGCTTGCAGGCGCTGACGCTGATCGAAGGCGACATGCCGCGCGATCCGTTCGCGCACTTCGAAGACGACAACGAACTCGTCACGCTCGACCGGCTTTCGCGGGCGCTCCACGCGTTCAATTTCTTCGGCCCGCAGCGGCCCGGATTACTGTTTCTGCGCGTGCATGAACGGCTGCTGAAAAGCGTGAAATACGACCACGGCTTGGTCTTTTCGTCGGTGCTGCGCAAGTTCGGCATGAATCCGGCGCGCGTGGTGATCGAACTGCCGGCGGCGGCGGTCGCGCACAAGACGTTTCTCGGCTATCTGACCAAGAGCTATCAGCGCTACGGATTCAAGGTGGCGGGCAATCTGCCGAATGCCGGGCAGATCATGGCGGTGTCGGAGATGGCGCGGCTCGATTTCATCAAGATGGATGCGGGCGCCGCGCTGCGCGATTCGGTCGTGAAGCATCTCGTCGCGTATGCGCATCGGCTGAAGATTCCGCTCATCTTCTCGAACGTGTCCGACGAAGCGCAGTTCGACGCGCTTCAGCAGTTCGATGTGCACTTCGTGCAAGGCCCCGTATTCGACGCGCATCCGACGCAGATGCGCGAGCCGTGA